The Phyllostomus discolor isolate MPI-MPIP mPhyDis1 chromosome 4, mPhyDis1.pri.v3, whole genome shotgun sequence genome window below encodes:
- the OSGEPL1 gene encoding probable tRNA N6-adenosine threonylcarbamoyltransferase, mitochondrial isoform X3, producing MLILNKTAGVFFKPSKRKIYEYLRSFNFHPGKVFLHKLVLGIETSCDDTAAAVVDETGNVWGEAIHSQTEVHLKTGGIIPPVAQQLHRENIQRIVQEALSVSKISPSELSAIATTIKPGLALSLGVGLSFSLQLVDQLKKPFIPIHHMEAHALTIRLTNKVEFPFLVLLISGGHCLLALVRGVSDFLLLGKSLDIAPGDMLDKVARRLSLIKHPECSTMSGGKAIEHLAKQGNKLHFDFKPPMQRAKNCDFSFSGLQHVVDKTITQKEKEEGIEKGQLLSSAADIAAAVQHTTACHIAKRTHRAILFCKQRNFLSESNAVLVVSGGVASNLYIRKALEIVTNATQCTLLCPPPRLCTDNGVMIA from the exons ATGCTAATATTGAATAAGACAGCAGGAGTTTTCTTTAAACcatcaaaaaggaaaatttatgaatatttaagaagttttaattttcatcctgGAAAAGTATTTCTTCATAAACTAGTATTGGGAATTGAAACCAGTTGTGATGATACAGCAGCTGCTGTGGTGGATGAAACTGGAAATGTTTGGGGAGAAGCAATACATTCCCAAACTGAAGTTCATTTGAA AACAGGTGGAATTATTCCTCCAGTAGCTCAACAGCTTCACAGAGAAAACATTCAACGAATAGTACAAGAAGCTCTCTCTGTCAGTAAAATCAGTCCAAGTGAACTCTCAGCAATTGCAACTACCATAAAACCAGGACTTGCTTTAAGCTTGGGAGTGGGCTTATCATTTAGCTTACAGCTGGTTGATCAATTAAAAAAGCCCTTTATTCCCATTCATCATATGGAAGCTCATGCACTTACTATTAGGTTGACAAATAAAgtagaatttccttttttagttCTTTTGATTTCTGGAGGCCATTGTCTGTTGGCTTTAGTTAGAGGAgtttcagattttctgcttcttgGAAAGTCTTTGGACATAGCACCGGGTGACATGCTTGACAAG gTAGCAAGAAGACTTTCCTTAATAAAACATCCAGAATGCTCCACCATGAGTGGGGGAAAGGCTATAGAACATTTGGCTAAACAAGGAAATAAACTGCATTTTGATTTCAAACCTCCCATGCAACGTGCtaaaaattgtgatttttctttttctggacttcaACATGTTGTAGATAAGACAATAacgcaaaaagaaaaagaggaag GTATTGAGAAGGGGCAACTTCTGTCTTCAGCAGCCGACATTGCTGCTGCAGTGCAGCACACAACAGCTTGCCACATTGCAAAAAGAACACATCGTGCTATTCTATTTTGCAAGCAGAGAAACTTTTTATCTGAAAGTAATGCAGTATTG GTTGTATCTGGAGGAGTTGCAAGTAACTTATATATCCGAAAAGCTCTGGAAATTGTAACAAATGCAACACAGTGCACCTTACTGTGTCCTCCTCCCAGACTGTGCACTGACAACGGCGTTATGATCGCATG A
- the OSGEPL1 gene encoding probable tRNA N6-adenosine threonylcarbamoyltransferase, mitochondrial isoform X2, with translation MLILNKTAGVFFKPSKRKIYEYLRSFNFHPGKVFLHKLVLGIETSCDDTAAAVVDETGNVWGEAIHSQTEVHLKTGGIIPPVAQQLHRENIQRIVQEALSVSKISPSELSAIATTIKPGLALSLGVGLSFSLQLVDQLKKPFIPIHHMEAHALTIRLTNKVEFPFLVLLISGGHCLLALVRGVSDFLLLGKSLDIAPGDMLDKVARRLSLIKHPECSTMSGGKAIEHLAKQGNKLHFDFKPPMQRAKNCDFSFSGLQHVVDKTITQKEKEEGIEKGQLLSSAADIAAAVQHTTACHIAKRTHRAILFCKQRNFLSESNAVLVVSGGVASNLYIRKALEIVTNATQCTLLCPPPRLCTDNGVMIAWNGIERLRAGLGILYDTEGIRYEPKCPLGVDISKEVGEAAIKVPPLKMKI, from the exons ATGCTAATATTGAATAAGACAGCAGGAGTTTTCTTTAAACcatcaaaaaggaaaatttatgaatatttaagaagttttaattttcatcctgGAAAAGTATTTCTTCATAAACTAGTATTGGGAATTGAAACCAGTTGTGATGATACAGCAGCTGCTGTGGTGGATGAAACTGGAAATGTTTGGGGAGAAGCAATACATTCCCAAACTGAAGTTCATTTGAA AACAGGTGGAATTATTCCTCCAGTAGCTCAACAGCTTCACAGAGAAAACATTCAACGAATAGTACAAGAAGCTCTCTCTGTCAGTAAAATCAGTCCAAGTGAACTCTCAGCAATTGCAACTACCATAAAACCAGGACTTGCTTTAAGCTTGGGAGTGGGCTTATCATTTAGCTTACAGCTGGTTGATCAATTAAAAAAGCCCTTTATTCCCATTCATCATATGGAAGCTCATGCACTTACTATTAGGTTGACAAATAAAgtagaatttccttttttagttCTTTTGATTTCTGGAGGCCATTGTCTGTTGGCTTTAGTTAGAGGAgtttcagattttctgcttcttgGAAAGTCTTTGGACATAGCACCGGGTGACATGCTTGACAAG gTAGCAAGAAGACTTTCCTTAATAAAACATCCAGAATGCTCCACCATGAGTGGGGGAAAGGCTATAGAACATTTGGCTAAACAAGGAAATAAACTGCATTTTGATTTCAAACCTCCCATGCAACGTGCtaaaaattgtgatttttctttttctggacttcaACATGTTGTAGATAAGACAATAacgcaaaaagaaaaagaggaag GTATTGAGAAGGGGCAACTTCTGTCTTCAGCAGCCGACATTGCTGCTGCAGTGCAGCACACAACAGCTTGCCACATTGCAAAAAGAACACATCGTGCTATTCTATTTTGCAAGCAGAGAAACTTTTTATCTGAAAGTAATGCAGTATTG GTTGTATCTGGAGGAGTTGCAAGTAACTTATATATCCGAAAAGCTCTGGAAATTGTAACAAATGCAACACAGTGCACCTTACTGTGTCCTCCTCCCAGACTGTGCACTGACAACGGCGTTATGATCGCATG GAATGGTATTGAAAGATTGCGTGCTGGCTTGGGCATTTTATACGACACAGAAGGCATCCGTTATGAACCGAA ATGTCCTCTAGGAGTAGATATATCGAAAGAAGTTGGAGAAGCTGCCATAAAAGTACCACCATTGAAAATGAAgatttga
- the ORMDL1 gene encoding ORM1-like protein 1 isoform X1, translating into MNVGVAHSEVNPNTRVMNSRGMWLTYALGVGLLHIVLLSIPFFSVPVAWTLTNVIHNLGMYVFLHAVKGTPFETPDQGKARLLTHWEQLDYGVQFTSSRKFFTISPIILYFLASFYTKYDPTHFILNTASLLSVLIPKMPQLHGVRIFGINKY; encoded by the exons ATGAATGTTGGAGTTGCCCACAGCGAGGTGAATCCAAATACCCGGGTAATGAACAGCCGGGGTATGTGGCTGACATATGCACTGGGAGTTGGCTTGCTTCATATTGTCTTACTCAGTATTCCCTTCTTCAGTGTTCCTGTTGCTTGGACCTTAACAAATGTTATACATAATCTG GGGATGTATGTGTTTTTGCATGCTGTAAAAGGAACACCTTTTGAGACTCCTGATCAGGGAAAAGCAAGGCTCCTAACTCATTGGGAACAACTGGACTATGGAGTGCAGTTTACATCCTCACGGAAGTTTTTCACAATTTCTCCAATAATTTT ATATTTTCTGGCAAGTTTCTATACGAAGTATGATCCAACTCACTTCATCCTAAACACAGCTTCTCTCCTGAGTGTGCTAATCCCCAAAATGCCACAGCTACATGGTGTTCGGATCTTTGGAATTAACAAGTATTGA
- the ORMDL1 gene encoding ORM1-like protein 1 isoform X2 produces the protein MNVGVAHSEVNPNTRVMNSRGMWLTYALGVGLLHIVLLSIPFFSVPVAWTLTNVIHNLGMYVFLHAVKGTPFETPDQGKARLLTHWEQLDYGVQFTSSRKFFTISPIIFFTFLNPLLDHKTLKRI, from the exons ATGAATGTTGGAGTTGCCCACAGCGAGGTGAATCCAAATACCCGGGTAATGAACAGCCGGGGTATGTGGCTGACATATGCACTGGGAGTTGGCTTGCTTCATATTGTCTTACTCAGTATTCCCTTCTTCAGTGTTCCTGTTGCTTGGACCTTAACAAATGTTATACATAATCTG GGGATGTATGTGTTTTTGCATGCTGTAAAAGGAACACCTTTTGAGACTCCTGATCAGGGAAAAGCAAGGCTCCTAACTCATTGGGAACAACTGGACTATGGAGTGCAGTTTACATCCTCACGGAAGTTTTTCACAATTTCTCCAATAATTTT TTTTACATTTCTTAATCCTTTGCTGGATCACAAAACCCTCAAGAGAATATGA
- the OSGEPL1 gene encoding probable tRNA N6-adenosine threonylcarbamoyltransferase, mitochondrial isoform X1 — MLILNKTAGVFFKPSKRKIYEYLRSFNFHPGKVFLHKLVLGIETSCDDTAAAVVDETGNVWGEAIHSQTEVHLKTGGIIPPVAQQLHRENIQRIVQEALSVSKISPSELSAIATTIKPGLALSLGVGLSFSLQLVDQLKKPFIPIHHMEAHALTIRLTNKVEFPFLVLLISGGHCLLALVRGVSDFLLLGKSLDIAPGDMLDKVARRLSLIKHPECSTMSGGKAIEHLAKQGNKLHFDFKPPMQRAKNCDFSFSGLQHVVDKTITQKEKEEGTFIISKVGQINNPGFCLKMPVCSVGIEKGQLLSSAADIAAAVQHTTACHIAKRTHRAILFCKQRNFLSESNAVLVVSGGVASNLYIRKALEIVTNATQCTLLCPPPRLCTDNGVMIAWNGIERLRAGLGILYDTEGIRYEPKCPLGVDISKEVGEAAIKVPPLKMKI, encoded by the exons ATGCTAATATTGAATAAGACAGCAGGAGTTTTCTTTAAACcatcaaaaaggaaaatttatgaatatttaagaagttttaattttcatcctgGAAAAGTATTTCTTCATAAACTAGTATTGGGAATTGAAACCAGTTGTGATGATACAGCAGCTGCTGTGGTGGATGAAACTGGAAATGTTTGGGGAGAAGCAATACATTCCCAAACTGAAGTTCATTTGAA AACAGGTGGAATTATTCCTCCAGTAGCTCAACAGCTTCACAGAGAAAACATTCAACGAATAGTACAAGAAGCTCTCTCTGTCAGTAAAATCAGTCCAAGTGAACTCTCAGCAATTGCAACTACCATAAAACCAGGACTTGCTTTAAGCTTGGGAGTGGGCTTATCATTTAGCTTACAGCTGGTTGATCAATTAAAAAAGCCCTTTATTCCCATTCATCATATGGAAGCTCATGCACTTACTATTAGGTTGACAAATAAAgtagaatttccttttttagttCTTTTGATTTCTGGAGGCCATTGTCTGTTGGCTTTAGTTAGAGGAgtttcagattttctgcttcttgGAAAGTCTTTGGACATAGCACCGGGTGACATGCTTGACAAG gTAGCAAGAAGACTTTCCTTAATAAAACATCCAGAATGCTCCACCATGAGTGGGGGAAAGGCTATAGAACATTTGGCTAAACAAGGAAATAAACTGCATTTTGATTTCAAACCTCCCATGCAACGTGCtaaaaattgtgatttttctttttctggacttcaACATGTTGTAGATAAGACAATAacgcaaaaagaaaaagaggaaggtaCATTTATAATTAGTAAAGTTGGACAGATAAATAATCCTGGGTTTTGCCTAAAAATGCCTGTTTGTTCTGTAGGTATTGAGAAGGGGCAACTTCTGTCTTCAGCAGCCGACATTGCTGCTGCAGTGCAGCACACAACAGCTTGCCACATTGCAAAAAGAACACATCGTGCTATTCTATTTTGCAAGCAGAGAAACTTTTTATCTGAAAGTAATGCAGTATTG GTTGTATCTGGAGGAGTTGCAAGTAACTTATATATCCGAAAAGCTCTGGAAATTGTAACAAATGCAACACAGTGCACCTTACTGTGTCCTCCTCCCAGACTGTGCACTGACAACGGCGTTATGATCGCATG GAATGGTATTGAAAGATTGCGTGCTGGCTTGGGCATTTTATACGACACAGAAGGCATCCGTTATGAACCGAA ATGTCCTCTAGGAGTAGATATATCGAAAGAAGTTGGAGAAGCTGCCATAAAAGTACCACCATTGAAAATGAAgatttga